TATAAAGCAGATAACGGCGCACAGCCCTCAGGCCAAGGGACGTATAGAAAGGCTCTGGAATACATTTCAGGACAGGCTCATCGCCGAATTGAGGTTTTCATCCATCACAAACATCGCTGACGCTAATAAGATGATAGCGGAAGGTTTTATCAGCGACTATAACCGCAGGTTTGCAGTGCTGCCGCATGAGGACGGTAGCGCCTGCATGCCTTTTGACAGAAGCATCGATCTCGGACTTGTTTTCTCCATAAGGGACACGAGAAGGGCCGGCGGGGGGAATACCATATCATACAAAGGGGAGATATATACTCCAGAGGATGAAAAGAGCCCCGTATTTGTTCGTGGAAGAATACTGGAAGTCAGGGAAACCTTTGACGGGGCCGTTTACGTCATACAAAACGGCATGCCAGTCCTAATGAAGAAGGTGTTTAGGGCGCAAAAAGCGATCGATGTAGGCGTGAAAAAGAAAGCAGGCGCTGTGTCACCACACAAGCCTGCTTCGGACCACCCCTGGCGGGGTGGATTTAAAATCAAACCTGCTATATATAATAACACACAAACAGGGAGGGAGTGACATTTTCTCAGAACAATTAGGGTGACATTTTCTCTGGTTATTGACACAGACTATAGACGATTTATTGAAAGGAGGCGGTAATGATGGCGCTCAGTGAGATGCAGGAGCGGTTTTGTCAGTTTTACGTCGGCGAATGCAGGGGCAACGGCACTGAGGCCGTCGTCCGCGCCGGC
The nucleotide sequence above comes from Synergistes jonesii. Encoded proteins:
- a CDS encoding ISNCY family transposase, whose amino-acid sequence is MSKEDDRRYYVQTDASRHKWFGEEHGYATLHAYIDDATGVVTGAFFTETECMRGYAAALEQGMLAYGLPLSIYSDRHTIFRSPKELTDDEILSGTELPLSNFGKALYELGIKQITAHSPQAKGRIERLWNTFQDRLIAELRFSSITNIADANKMIAEGFISDYNRRFAVLPHEDGSACMPFDRSIDLGLVFSIRDTRRAGGGNTISYKGEIYTPEDEKSPVFVRGRILEVRETFDGAVYVIQNGMPVLMKKVFRAQKAIDVGVKKKAGAVSPHKPASDHPWRGGFKIKPAIYNNTQTGRE